The following coding sequences are from one Hippopotamus amphibius kiboko isolate mHipAmp2 chromosome 9, mHipAmp2.hap2, whole genome shotgun sequence window:
- the LOC130861485 gene encoding olfactory receptor 508-like, translating to MGTGNYTSVTVFIILGLAEDTTVRAILFTVFLGIYVVTLMGNVSIVTVIRSSPQLHTPMYLFLCHLAFVDIGYSSSVTPVMLMGFLKEGTSIRVAGCVAQLCSVVTCGTAECFLLAAMAYDRYVAICLPLLYSTHMSPRVCVLLVGASYLGGCVNAWTFTGCLLSLSFCGPNKVNHFFCDYSPLLKLSCSHDSISEIIPAISSGFIIVVTVFIIALSYIYILSSILKMRSTEGRHKAFSTCTSHLTAVTLFYGTITFIYVMPKSSYSTEQNKVVSVFYTVVIPMLNPLIYSLRNKEVKEAMRKLMARTHW from the coding sequence ATGGGGACTGGAAACTACACAAGTGTGACAGTGTTCATTATTTTGGGGTTAGCAGAGGATACTACAGTTCGTGCCATTTTATTTACTGTGTTTCTCGGAATCTATGTGGTCACCTTAATGGGCAATGTCAGCATAGTCACCGTAATCAGAAGCAGCCCTCAGCTTCACACCCCGATGTACCTTTTCCTCTGCCATTTGGCCTTTGTAGACATCGGGTACTCCTCATCCGTCACACCTGTCATGCTCATGGGCTTCCTCAAGGAAGGAACCTCTATCCGTGTTGCTGGTTGTGTGGCTCAGCTCTGTTCCGTGGTCACGTGCGGGACGGCTGAGTGCTTCTTGCTGGCtgccatggcctatgaccgctatgtggccatctgcttGCCCCTGCTCTACTCCACCCACATGTCCCCCAGAGTCTGTGTCCTCTTGGTGGGGGCTTCCTATCTGGGTGGGTGTGTGAATGCTTGGACATTTACTGGCTGTTTGTTAAGCCTGTCCTTCTGTGGACCAAATAAAGTCAATCACTTTTTCTGTGATTATTCACCACTTTTGAAGCTTTCTTGTTCTCACGAttctatttctgaaataattccAGCCATCTCTTCTGGCTTCATCATTGTAGTTACTGTGTTTATCATTGCTCTCTCTTACATCTACATCCTTTCCTCAATCCTGAAGATGCGCTCCACCGAGGGGCGGCACAAAGCCTTCTCTACCTGCACGtcccacctcacagcagtcacTCTGTTCTATGGGACCATTACCTTCATTTATGTGATGCCCAAGTCCAGCTACTcaactgaacaaaacaaagtgGTGTCTGTGTTCTACACAGTCGTGATCCCCATGTTGAACCCCCTCATCTACAGTCTCAGGAACAAGGAGGTTAAAGAGGCCATGAGAAAATTAATGGCTAGAACACATTGGTGA
- the LOC130861756 gene encoding olfactory receptor 478-like yields MDPLGHGNDTSMTGFILLGLTHDPILRVILFIIILCIYLVTICGNLSTIILIRSSSQLHHPMYFFLSHLAFADIGYSSSVTPNMLINFLVEKNTISYPACVIQLGSVVFFGSTECFLLAAMAYDRFVAICNPLLYSTKMSTQVYVQLLTVAYVGGFLNVCSFTICFRSLLFCGANRVNHFFCDFAPLVELSCSDISIPAVVPSFTAGSIIVVTVIVIAVSYIYILITILKMCSTEGRHKAFSTCTSHLTAVTLFYGTITFIYVMPKSSYSTDQNKVVSVFYKVVIPMLNPLIYSLRNNEIKGAMKRELC; encoded by the coding sequence ATGGATCCCCTGGGACATGGGAACGATACTTCAATGACAGGGTTCATTTTGCTGGGCTTAACACATGATCCAATCCTTCGAGTCATCCTCTTCATAATCATCCTATGTATCTACCTGGTGACCATATGTGGCAATCTCAGCACAATCATTCTTATCAGAAGCTCTTCTCAGCTCCATCatcctatgtatttttttctgagccaCTTGGCCTTTGCTGACATTGGCTATTCATCTTCTGTTACACCCAATATGCTTATAAATTTCCTGGTGGAGAAAAATACCATCTCCTATCCTGCATGTGTCATCCAGCTTGGTtcagtggttttctttgggtcAACTGAGTGCTTCCTTCTGGCTGCCATGGCATATGATCGCTTTGTGGCAATCTGCAACCCACTGCTTTATTCCACCAAAATGTCCACGCAAGTTTATGTTCAGTTACTTACAGTGGCTTATGTAGGTGGTTTTCTCAATGTTTGTTCTTTTACTATTTGCTTCCGTTCTTTACTTTTCTGTGGAGCAAATCGAGTCAAtcattttttctgtgattttgcTCCTTTGGTTGAACTCTCCTGTTCTGACATCAGTATCCCTGCAGTTGTTCCCTCATTTACAGCTGGTTCCATCATTGTGGTCACAGTGATTGTCATAGCTGTATCCTACATCTACATCCTCATCACCATCCTGAAGATGTGCTCCACTGAGGGGCGCCacaaggccttctccacctgcacatcccacctcacagcagtcacTCTGTTCTATGGAACCATCACATTCATTTATGTGATGCCCAAGTCCAGCTACTCAACTGACCAGAACAAGGTGGTGTCTGTGTTCTACAAGGTGGTGATCCCCATGTTGAACCCCCTCATCTACAGCCTCAGGAACAATGAGATTAAGGGGGCTATGAAGAGAGAGctttgttaa
- the LOC130829176 gene encoding oligosaccharyltransferase complex subunit OSTC-like, whose product MESLYRVPFLVLECPNLKLKKPPWVHVPSTMMVYALVVVSYFLITGGIIYDVIVEPPSVGSMTDEHGHQRPVAFLAYRVNGQYIMEGLTSSFLFTMGGLGFIILNQSNAPNIPKLSRFLLLFIGFVCVLLSFFMARVFMRMKLPGYLMG is encoded by the coding sequence ATGGAGAGTTTGTACCGCGTCCCATTCTTAGTGCTCGAATGCCCCAACCTGAAGCTGAAGAAGCCGCCCTGGGTGCACGTGCCGTCGACCATGATGGTGTACGCTCTGGTGGTGGTGTCTTACTTCCTCATCACCGGAGGAATCATTTATGATGTTATTGTTGAACCTCCAAGTGTCGGCTCCATGACTGACGAACACGGGCATCAGAGACCAGTAGCTTTCTTGGCCTACAGAGTAAATGGACAGTATATTATGGAAGGACTCACATCCAGCTTCCTGTTTACAATGGGAGGTTTAGGTTTCATAATCCTGAACCAATCCAATGCACCCAACATTCCCAAACTCAGTAGATTTCTCCTTCTATTCATTGGATTCGTCTGTGTCTTACTGAGTTTTTTCATGGCTAGAGTATTCATGAGGATGAAGCTGCCAGGCTATCTGATGGGTTAG